CGGGTGAAGCCGATGCTGGCGACGCTCGTCCACAACCCGTTTCATCGTCCGGGATGGGTCTACGAAGAAAAGTACGACGGGGTCAGGATCCTCGCGTACAAGGAAGGACGCGACGTGCATCTCTTCTCCCGGAACGCCATCGATCGGACGGCGACCTACACGGAGATCGCGCAGGCCACGGGCCGGCTGCCGGCGCGGACGCTGCTCCTCGACGGTGAGATCGTGGCCTTCGACCGCCACGGGGTCTCCCGCTTCCAACTGCTCCAGCAGGGCAGGGCACCGCGCTCTTACGTCGTGTTCGATTGTCTCTACCGGGACGGACAGGATCTTCGGCGCGAACCCCTGCCGGTGCGGCGCGCCGCCCTCGAGGCCGTGGCCGGCGCCCGCGGCACGGTCCACCTGGCCCGCCGGCTCGCGGCCGACGGTTTGGCGGCCTACCGGACTGCGAAGCGACGCGGCTTCGAGGGCATCATCGCCAAAGACACCGCGGCACCCTACGAGCAGCGGCGCTCCTCCAAGTGGCTCAAGGTCAAGGTGAGACAGGAAGACGAGTTCGTGATCGGCGGGTACACCGCGCCGCGGGGATCACGCGCGAAATTCGGCGCGCTGCTGCTCGGCGCGTACGACGCGCGCGGGCGGCTGCACTACGTCGGGAAGGTCGGAACGGGCTTCACGGAGCGCTCGCTCGCGTCGCTGCACCGAATGTTCCGGCCGCTCGTGCGGGCGCGGCCCGCCTTCAGCGATCCGCCGCGGGAGCGCGACGCCACCTACCTCGCGCCCCGCCGCGTGGCCCAGATCGCGTTCGAAGAGTGGACGGCCGACCAGAAGCTTCGTCAACCGGCGTTTCTCGGGCTGCGCGATGACAAAGATCCGCGCGAGGTCCGTCTTCCGGAGGCGGCACCCTGAGCCGCGGGGCGACGCGCCGAGGGTCCGGCCGCCGCGGCGCGGCGATCACCCATGCCGACAAAGTGTTCTGGCCCGGCGACGGATACACGAAGGGCGACCTCGCCGAGTACTACGAAGCGGTGTTTCCCCGTCTCCGGCCGTACGTCGACGACCGGCTGCTGATCCTCGAGCGCTGCCCGGACGGCATGCGGGGAGAGTGCTTCTACCAGCGCGAGGCACCCCAAGGACTCCCGCCCGGCACGCCGACGCGGCGCGTGCACGATCAGACGGGCTCGACGACATACGTCGTGGGCGGCCGGCTCGCGACGCAACTCGCGCTCGTGAACCTCGGGTGCATCCCCGTGCACATCTGGTCGGGCCGCCGCCGCGCGCCGGAGCGGCCGGACTGGGTGTGCTTCGACATCGATCCGACGTCCGGGGAATTCTCGGACGCGGCCCGGGCCGCGCGGCTCGTCAAGGCGGCGCTCGATGATCTCGCCCTCACGTCTTTTCCGAAGACGTCGGGCAGCCGCGGGGTGCATGTCTTTGTCCCGATCCGCTCCGGCCCGGACAACGACGAGGTCCTTGGATTCGCCGAAGCGTTCGTCCGCAAACTCGCCGAGGCGCATGCCAAGGAACTGACGGTCGCGGCGCGGCTGCGTGCGCGCCGCGGCCGGGTCTATCTCGACCCGTTTCGCAACGGCTTCGCGCAGACGGTGGTTGCGCCGTTCTCGGTCCGGCGCCGTCTCGGGGCGCCGATCTCGACCCCGCTCGATTGGTCCGACGTGACGCCGAAGCTGGACCCCACGCGCTTCAACCTCGGGAACTTCCGGCGGCGGCTCGA
Above is a genomic segment from bacterium containing:
- the ligD gene encoding non-homologous end-joining DNA ligase — its product is MTHADKVFWPGDGYTKGDLAEYYEAVFPRLRPYVDDRLLILERCPDGMRGECFYQREAPQGLPPGTPTRRVHDQTGSTTYVVGGRLATQLALVNLGCIPVHIWSGRRRAPERPDWVCFDIDPTSGEFSDAARAARLVKAALDDLALTSFPKTSGSRGVHVFVPIRSGPDNDEVLGFAEAFVRKLAEAHAKELTVAARLRARRGRVYLDPFRNGFAQTVVAPFSVRRRLGAPISTPLDWSDVTPKLDPTRFNLGNFRRRLDAPDPWKDFFRQRQSIAAALRAVRRAP
- the ligD gene encoding non-homologous end-joining DNA ligase — encoded protein: MTARVAPAVRGVPNRRAASGRIPFRVKPMLATLVHNPFHRPGWVYEEKYDGVRILAYKEGRDVHLFSRNAIDRTATYTEIAQATGRLPARTLLLDGEIVAFDRHGVSRFQLLQQGRAPRSYVVFDCLYRDGQDLRREPLPVRRAALEAVAGARGTVHLARRLAADGLAAYRTAKRRGFEGIIAKDTAAPYEQRRSSKWLKVKVRQEDEFVIGGYTAPRGSRAKFGALLLGAYDARGRLHYVGKVGTGFTERSLASLHRMFRPLVRARPAFSDPPRERDATYLAPRRVAQIAFEEWTADQKLRQPAFLGLRDDKDPREVRLPEAAP